A stretch of DNA from Campylobacter concisus:
CCCGTTAGCTCGTATTTTAGCCGCGCGAACGAATTTGGCGCCGATAAATTCGCAGGCAAGCTTTCAAACAAAACCGACATGATAAGCGCGCTAAAAAAACTAGGCAGCGAAAACAAGGCCTTCCCGAAGGCTCATCAGCTCTATGCGTTCGTCTATCATTCGCATCCAAGTCTTTTTGAGCGTATAAACGAGCTGAAAAATGAAAATTGAAGAGGCTATTAAAGAGGCTAGTTTAAGACTAAGCTCACTTTGTCAAAATCCAAGCAGAGTGGCTAAAATTTTGCTTATGAACTATCTTGACGTAAGCATTGAATGGATATTTTTAAATCAAAAAAATGAATTTGATGATAGCGGCTATTTTGCTCTAGTTAAAAGGTATGAAAACTACGAGCCTCTTGAATATATAACTGGTAAAGCTAGCTTTTATGGGCTTGATTTTTACGTGGAAAGCGGAGTGCTGATCCCAAGACCTGAAACAGAAATTTTAGTGGATAAAGTAATAGAAATTTCACGCGAATATAATGAACCAAAGATCGCAGAAATAGGCACAGGAAGTGGAATTATTAGTATCATGCTAGCTCTAAAAACAAAGGCAAATATCGTAGCAACAGACATCAATGAAAAAGCTTTGATGCTTGCTAAAAAAAATGCAGATAAATTTGATGTAGGTGGGAGGATCAAATTTTTAAACTGCTCTTATGTGGATAAAATTTTAGAAGATATTGATATTTTGGTTTCAAAT
This window harbors:
- the prmC gene encoding peptide chain release factor N(5)-glutamine methyltransferase, producing the protein MKIEEAIKEASLRLSSLCQNPSRVAKILLMNYLDVSIEWIFLNQKNEFDDSGYFALVKRYENYEPLEYITGKASFYGLDFYVESGVLIPRPETEILVDKVIEISREYNEPKIAEIGTGSGIISIMLALKTKANIVATDINEKALMLAKKNADKFDVGGRIKFLNCSYVDKILEDIDILVSNPPYIARGYKLSKFVLNEPESALFGGEVGDEILKDIILIAKDRNIKNVACEMGYDQKASMQKFLEANGFEYSFYKDLAGFDRGFCAKLKI